GTGAAGGTCTCGTCGAACAGCGGGTCCAGGGTCTTCCTCAGCACGCGGGTCTTGACGCGGTGCTTCTTCTCCGGCAGGATGGTCATCTTCACGTAGGGGTCGGAGCTGCCCGCCTGCTCGTCCATAGCGGGGAGGCCTCGGGCCCCGACGATGGTGACCACCAGGGCCTTCTTGGGGAAGTTGTAGTCCACGGTGAGGCTGACGGCGCCCAGGCTGGGCTCGGGCTCGGGCTCGGAGGAGGCGGGGGTGAAGGGCGAGGCGGTCTTGCTGCTGGTCTGGCTGCTGCTGGCAGAGCTGCTGTCCAGGCAGCAGTAGTCGGCGCGGACCGGCAGCGCCCGCTCCAACCGCGCCTGGTTGTGGGCGGGGCCGGGGCCGGCGGGGGGCACCAGGTGACTCATCTGCAGCTGGCCCGGGACATCCAGGATATTGTTTTCAGCGTCCACCAGCACCATGCCTCTGCCCGCGGCACCGGCGCCGCCTCGCTCTCCGTCACGGTCGGAGCGGTCGGCACGCCGGATGCCGCGGACGATCCTCTTGCTGCCGCTGAGGGATTCTGGGTAAATGCTGATGCCTTTCAGCATGTGGATGAACTTGTAGGGCGGGTCCTCGGCGTCGCAGTAACGATCGCCGTGCAGCTTGTAGCGTCCAGAGATGCGAAGGTAACGGCGCTGACAGAAAGACCAGAGAAGAACCAGAACCACCACGACCAGAACCAGAACACCCGCTCCCAGGAAGCCCGCCAGGACGGGAGACATggctgacagacagagacaggaagcgttagaaacacaaacacccGCATCAGTTCATCATGATGGACGTTTTCAACACTGACGTCAGactctgttttatatctttattagACAAAAAACCTCTGAAGACGTTAGAAACGAATTAATCAATCAGCTGATCTTgtaaataatcagcagattaatcaataattaaaataccGTAAGTTTAAGGCCCAGAAACATAGTTGGAGTTATTTTGATCAGTGTATGATGCAGTGACATCATCTTGAGTCATGCTGACATCGCTGTGATGTCACCAGCTATCTATATCTGAGAGAGATAAcgtgtttattttgtgtttaaagtgGTTCAAAAGATGCTGAAACACACTTTTCACTGGCTTTGTTAGTGTGTAAACAGGATGtagagtaaaaacaaacatggaggacAAACGTTTAACTTCCGTTAATCCTGCAGAGACTCAGAGTCTCTACTACAAATCCCAtcgtgtcaaatcttcatctgaaaagtaactaaagctgtcaaataaatgtagtggagtagaaagtacaatatttctctctgacatgtagaaagtagcatcacatggaaatactcaagtaaagtacaagtacctcaaaactgtacttaaatactgtacttgagtaaatgtactctgTTAGTTTCCATCACTGGATCTGAAAAGGTTACATCATAGTTAAaagcagtgatgtcatcacagcGAGCGTCCTGAGAAACatccggggggggggggacagagacGTATTGTTgtccacacactcacactcacacacactcacacacacacacacacactcacacgcacacacacactcacacacacactcacactcacacgcacacacactcacacacacacacacacactcacactcacactcacacgcacacacactcacacacacacacgcacacacacactcacacacacactcacactcacacacacacacgcacacacacactcacacacacactcacacacacacacacactcacactcacactcacacacacactcatacaggCACTGCTACACTCATGAGGACcgtaaagtcttcacctttatAGACGTGAGGAGCTCCTCACTttataaaaactttatttacgTCTTCATAGCTACAAATATAATTATAACttgatattaaaatgtcttcactttgcacaaaaatacagttttcagTGATTCTGCCTCCCAACGTCTCAgactttctgcttttctctgtttttaatgcTTATAAATCGAATATTTTTGGAGTTTTTCTTCTTGCACTTCTTGGATATTTTATAGACTCTGGATTTTACAGAAGACGATAGTTCTAACTACAGCTGTAACTAaggattactttcattattgatcagtcatttggtccataaagtggatcagtgtttcccaagaCGACGTCCTAAAACGACCACagcaaagatcttcagtttactgtcaaagagactaaagaaaccagaaaatattcacagttatgAAGCTGGAAccttcttcttaaaaaatgactcaaaacgattaatcaatgatctaaatagttggtgattaattgaatagttgtcagctgattgatttattgactaatcgttgcagctctagttctAACTGTAATCTTTCTGATAGTGACTCTGTCCATATTGATCACATTTATTAAACAATTGTAATTATTTTCCTGTCAGCTTCGTTTACAcaattaattatcattattaatttattgacacagaaacagctgatGAGATGCAGTAAATCACATTCAGACTCCTGCAGAGCTTCTttccttcctgttgttgtcggCTTTCATTCACTCCATcagatgatgtcatgttttGGAAAGTGGTGAGAGCAGCTGAGCTCGCTGCCTagcaacacacatgcacacacacacacacacacacgcacacacacacacacacacacacacacacacacccccgaacacacacacacacacacccgcacacacacacacacacacgcatacacacacatacacacacacacacagcagtgtaTTGCAAGCCCGGCAGCCTGCGGAGCATCAGGGATtctttacaaaatgtattttaagatattttctgAACTTAACTTAAAGTCATATAAGTAGCGTAGCGTGcagttgagagagagagcaagtgtGTGACGTGAGGCTGCAGCGAGCTGAACAACCCACCAACCAGCTGCTGCTAacagctgctcgctaacagctgCCCGCTAACAGCTGCCCgctaacagctgtgtgtgtttacagcagagagcaggagggaggacaggcgtctctctctgctgctgctgcagacgctCAGCAGACACTTTAGCTGATAAATGTAGCGTCCATCGTCAGACAAAGTATTGATGaaacacaatatttttaaaaaatttgagtttttatttgatgaacgtgGCGCTGATAtgcaaaaatgaactaaatgggttttgtgtttataataaaaacaaaacgaCAGTGGGGGTGGTGGCCAAGTAATCTATGCCCCAACACCTACAACGCCACGAACACCGATAACACGATAACACCGATAACACCGATAACACGATAACACCGCTAACACGATAACACCGCTAACACTGCTAACACGATAACACCGATAACACGATAACACCGCTAACACTGCTAACACGATAACACCGATAACACGATAACACCGCTAACACTGCTAACACGATAACACCACTAACACCAATGACACCACTAACACCTGTAACaccaataacaaaataacaccGATAACACCGCTAACACGATAACACCACTAACACCTGTAACaccaataacaaaataacaccGATAACACCGCTAACACGATAACACCACTAACACCTGTAACaccaataacaaaataacaccGATAACACCGCTAACACGATAACACCACTAACACCTGTAACACCAGTAACACTGCTAccaatactgatgtaatactgataatattactgatgtaatactgatataatactgataatattactgatgtaatactgacaTAATACTGAcgtaatactgatgtaatactgatataatactgacgtaatactgatgtaatactgatgtaatactgatataatactgatgtaatattgatataatactgatgtaatactgatgtaatactgatgtaatattgatataatactgatataatactgatgtaatactgatataatactgatgtaatactgatgtaatactgatataatactgatgtaatactgatataatactgatgtaatattgatataatactgatgtaatactgatgtaatattgatacaatactgatgtaatactgatataatactgatgtaatactgatgtaatattgatataatactgatataatactgatgtaatactgatgtaatactgatgtaatactgatataatactgatgtaatattgatgtaatactgatgtaatactgatataatactgataataatattgatataatactgatataacactgatataatactgatgtaatactgatgtaatactgataataatattgatataatac
This sequence is a window from Thunnus thynnus chromosome 10, fThuThy2.1, whole genome shotgun sequence. Protein-coding genes within it:
- the syt11b gene encoding synaptotagmin-11b; amino-acid sequence: MADITELRPSYAMSPVLAGFLGAGVLVLVVVVLVLLWSFCQRRYLRISGRYKLHGDRYCDAEDPPYKFIHMLKGISIYPESLSGSKRIVRGIRRADRSDRDGERGGAGAAGRGMVLVDAENNILDVPGQLQMSHLVPPAGPGPAHNQARLERALPVRADYCCLDSSSASSSQTSSKTASPFTPASSEPEPEPSLGAVSLTVDYNFPKKALVVTIVGARGLPAMDEQAGSSDPYVKMTILPEKKHRVKTRVLRKTLDPLFDETFTFYGVAYSSLPELTLHFLVLSFDRFARDDVIGEAVVPLKGVDPSTGRVHLSQQITKRNMQCETRGELLASLSYQPVSHRLSVVVLKARHLPKMDITGLSANPYVKVNVFYGRKRIAKKKTHVKKCTLNPVFNESFIYDIPPELLPEISVEFLVVDFDRTTKNEVLGRLLLGLHSPAPSGASHWREVCENPRRQISKWHNLSEY